Below is a window of Vibrio fortis DNA.
TGGCTTAATGTTAGTGATTTTCTTTGCTGTCAGCAACTAACTCATGGGTAGGAAGACGAATAAACCATGTGAGAAGAATAGCAAGTACGACAATTAAGAACACTTTTACCCATACGATAGGTGCAAAGTAGATAGATAATGAAAAACTGAGAAGAATAAACAGCACGCCACGGCTTTTAACGCGTTTTGTTACCGCACCATGTTCATACCAGTTGGTGAGCAGAGGGCCAAGTGTTGGGTGCTGATGCATCCAGCGGTGTAAACGAGGGCTACTACGCATAAAACAGGCGCTTGCCAATAGCAAAAAGGGAGTAGTTGGTAGTAGAGGTAAAACAATGCCTAGAAAAGCGAGGATGATGCAGAGGCCACCAGCGAGGTTCAGGCTAAGAACTTTGATGCTAATTGTGACCTCCAGAAGTCTTTAAAAAGTCGCGTAACCATTGAAAACGCGGTAAAGCGTTAAGGTTGCTGGTAGTAGCGGAATCGCTGCAAACGCTAATAAAAATCCTAAAAAGTAGAATACATTAAACGGGTCTTTAAAATCTTGATTATCTGCCATGATTATTTCTTTCTTACAAAATTAACGCTAGACCCAGATAATTTTTGCTAAATGAAACTCAACAAAAAAGGTATAGCCACACAATTTTGCAACTATACCTTAATAAAACATCTACAAATACCAAGCAACTGTAGGGTTAATCCCCACCGCCTTGATGCAAGTCGAGACTAAAACTGGCCGAACCCAACAAGCTCAATGAGAGCTGGCAGCCTGTCTCTATAGGCAACCTGTCGGTGATGAAATTCTTCTTACAGTTGTCGCCCAACCTTTGCCCTGCGGCAATGTGTTGATTAATAAGACCATTGGACCACTGCCCATCGAGTCCCGCAGGCAAAATCGAAATTGTACCCTCAGCCAAATTGGCCACACCAAACAGAGCATTAACTGGCGTCGCGCATTGCGAACATTGGATACCTTTCTCTAATAGCTCCGCCATATCTTTCAAATCGGCACTATAACTTTGCAGATTTCTAACATAATCGTGGAACAAGGCACGCACTAACAGAGTGGTCGCTGCCCCACCCTCAGATGATGATGACGAATCCACAAGATAGAAAGCAAACTGTCCATTCATCAACCAAGCATAATCAAACACCAATGGCATCACTTCGGTTGACTGCAACAGACGGTAACTGGCTCGCCAAGTGCCTTGGCTGGTGTCTTTATCGGGTAACAACGCGTGCAACAAATCACGCGCAGCGCTTGGGTTATTCTGAAGATAATTCAGATGCCAATGCAGTTCTTGGTCTTCTGGAATCTCACCACCATCATCGACACTGAACCATTGGCTAGAGAAGTCTCTTTGACTATTCATGTTGTCAAAAGAGTCTTTCAGGGTATTTTCTATAGCACTTCCCAAATGATTTGGGTCTTCCAATGGCTTGGGTAGGAAATCCTTAATCCCGAAGCGCAATGCTTTTGCAACGTCAGACATTTCATCGGTCGCAGAAACCACAATCATAGGCAGTGATGGATATTCGAGACTCAACTCCTCTACAAGCTCAATACCATCGAGTATCGGCATAGAGAGATCACACACGATAAGATCGGGCGCTGCGTCTCGTAATTTTTGAAGTGCGTCTAAGCCGTTTTCGGCTTCAACCACACGGTACCCTACAGCATCTAGATACGCTGACGTTATGCGGCGAAAAATGGGGTCATCATCAACCAACATAATGCATTTTTGGTTGAGCGCTTCCTGTGCCGAGGTCGTAACGGGCTGACTGTGAGTTTTATACATACTCATTAACCTCACAAAACAAAGTCGATTTATTATTGTTATCTGTTCTAAGAACTCTTTATCAAACTTAGTAATAAAATGGTGAATACACAAATTTACCAACTTTACTGGTAATTGCCATCAGGGATTGGAATACTTGTAAATAGTGCAACAAGTTGACGTGACGCAAACTTTGTTCTCAGTGTTACGTATAAATTAGTTGAGTTTGTAAACAAATGTGTCTGGATTTATGAAATTAGATGATTTAAACCTGTTTCGATTAGTCGTCGAAAATGGGAGCTACACCGCAACATCACGCAAAACTATGATTCCGGTTGCGACGATCACACGACGTATTCAAGCTTTGGAGGACTCTCTTAACCTGAGGCTTCTCAATAGACATGCGCGTAAACTTTCATTGACAGAGGCTGGCGAGCGATTTTTCAATGAATGCTCTCCGCTACTACAACGTTTAGCATCAACTGCCGAGGAATTGACTGATGTTTGCAAAGGCGCATCAGGCAAAATCCGTATTTCTGCACCATCAAACCTCACCAAACGTATGATGATGCCGATGTTCAGCGACTTCATGAGCCAATACCCAGATATCAATATTGAGCTGATGATGAACAACCAAGCTGATCAGCTGGACCCAACCGAATGGGACGTCATTTTCCGTGTTGGCCCACAGCGCGACTCTAGCCTGATTGCTCGTAAGATCAGCGAAGTTAAGGACATACTCGTCGCAAGTCCTGACTACTTAGCGAAGAATCCAGCCCCTTCTCACGCGGAAGAGTTGGCTAATCACTCGCTTCTGAAAGGTTACCCATTGATTAAATGGCAACTCAGTAATTCCAATGACGAGAGCGTTGTGAATACTGAGAAAGGCCGTTTCAATGCCAATGCGTTGAATGTTGTAAGACAGGCATGTTCAGAAGGCTTAGGCATTACGCTAATGCCAGATGTTATGATCCGTGAATACATTGAAGACGGCAGTTTAGTGCGCGTATTAGATGATTGGAGTGCTAACCCAAGAGACATTTACATGCTCTACAACCACAAAGATCATCTACCAGAAAAAGTACGCCTATTTATCGATTTTGTGATCGCATACCACATTCACTAAGAGAGACACTCAGCTTACCCAATAAAAAAACCAGAGCCTGTGCTCTGGTTTTTAGTCTTTGTTTTGCTGAAAACGCTAAAGTAAATCTTACGCGCCTTCGTTATGTAGCTCGAGGTTCGCTAAGTCTTGCTGAATTTCACGCTGTATTTTTGAATCGTCGTTACGAAGTGCATCTAGGAAATCTAGGTACTTCTGGTCGATATCACCCGTCACGTACTCACCGTTGAATACCGAAGTATCAAACTGAGTAATGTCTTGATTGCCTTGACCTACTGCTTCAATCAGATCATCCAGTTTTTGGAAGATAAGCGCATCAGCACCGATCTGGTTACAGATAGTTTGGTTGTCACGACCGTGAGCGATCAACTCGTTAGCACTTGGCATATCAATACCGTAAACGTTCGGGAAACGAACTTCTGGTGCTGCTGAAACCATGTAAACTTTGTTCGCACCTGAATCACGAGCCATCTCAATGATCTGTTCTGACGTGGTACCGCGAACAATAGAGTCATCGACTAGAAGTACGTTCTTACCTTTAAACTCAGAGCGAATCGCATTAAGTTTACGACGAACAGATTTCTTACGCTGTTGTTGACCCGGCATGATGAAAGTACGACCAACGTAACGGTTCTTCACGAAGCCTTGACGGTATGGCTTGTCGATCGCTTGAGCAATGCGTAGCGCAATGTCATTCGATGTTTCAGGGATTGGGATAACAACGTCGATATCAAGATCTGAATACTCATCTTTAATACGGCGACCCAGTGCTTCACCCATCTCAACGCGTGCGCTGTAAACAGAGATCTTGTCGATGAAAGAGTCTGGACGTGCAAAGTAAACGAATTCGAAAATACAAGGATTCAGTTTTGGATTGTCAGCACACTGCTTAGTAAACAGCTCGCCTTCAAATGTTGCGTAAATCGCTTCACCAGGAGCAACATCGCGAACAAAATCGAAACCAACAGCGTCAAGCGCTACCGATTCAGAAGCAACCATATACTCAGTACGACCATTCACTTCACGCTTACCAAGACACAGCGGACGAATTCCGTTTGGATCGCGGAACGCAATCATACCGTGGCCGATTATCATCGCTGTTACTGCGTAAGCACCACGGATAGTGCGGTGTACGTTAGCCACTGCACGGAATACATCTTCAGACGTCACGTTACCTTTCACAGTATCGATCTCGTGAGCCAGTACGTTCAGAAGTACTTCAGAATCTGATGTTGTGTTTACATGACGACGGTCTTTTTCAAACAG
It encodes the following:
- a CDS encoding LysR family transcriptional regulator, with product MKLDDLNLFRLVVENGSYTATSRKTMIPVATITRRIQALEDSLNLRLLNRHARKLSLTEAGERFFNECSPLLQRLASTAEELTDVCKGASGKIRISAPSNLTKRMMMPMFSDFMSQYPDINIELMMNNQADQLDPTEWDVIFRVGPQRDSSLIARKISEVKDILVASPDYLAKNPAPSHAEELANHSLLKGYPLIKWQLSNSNDESVVNTEKGRFNANALNVVRQACSEGLGITLMPDVMIREYIEDGSLVRVLDDWSANPRDIYMLYNHKDHLPEKVRLFIDFVIAYHIH
- the purF gene encoding amidophosphoribosyltransferase, with the protein product MCGIVGIVGSTPVNQSIYDALTVLQHRGQDAAGICTIESNRFRLRKANGLVKDVFEAKHMQRLQGDVGIGHVRYPTAGSSSASEAQPFYVNSPFGITLAHNGNLTNANEVREKLFEKDRRHVNTTSDSEVLLNVLAHEIDTVKGNVTSEDVFRAVANVHRTIRGAYAVTAMIIGHGMIAFRDPNGIRPLCLGKREVNGRTEYMVASESVALDAVGFDFVRDVAPGEAIYATFEGELFTKQCADNPKLNPCIFEFVYFARPDSFIDKISVYSARVEMGEALGRRIKDEYSDLDIDVVIPIPETSNDIALRIAQAIDKPYRQGFVKNRYVGRTFIMPGQQQRKKSVRRKLNAIRSEFKGKNVLLVDDSIVRGTTSEQIIEMARDSGANKVYMVSAAPEVRFPNVYGIDMPSANELIAHGRDNQTICNQIGADALIFQKLDDLIEAVGQGNQDITQFDTSVFNGEYVTGDIDQKYLDFLDALRNDDSKIQREIQQDLANLELHNEGA
- a CDS encoding YbaN family protein — protein: MEVTISIKVLSLNLAGGLCIILAFLGIVLPLLPTTPFLLLASACFMRSSPRLHRWMHQHPTLGPLLTNWYEHGAVTKRVKSRGVLFILLSFSLSIYFAPIVWVKVFLIVVLAILLTWFIRLPTHELVADSKENH
- a CDS encoding response regulator, with the translated sequence MYKTHSQPVTTSAQEALNQKCIMLVDDDPIFRRITSAYLDAVGYRVVEAENGLDALQKLRDAAPDLIVCDLSMPILDGIELVEELSLEYPSLPMIVVSATDEMSDVAKALRFGIKDFLPKPLEDPNHLGSAIENTLKDSFDNMNSQRDFSSQWFSVDDGGEIPEDQELHWHLNYLQNNPSAARDLLHALLPDKDTSQGTWRASYRLLQSTEVMPLVFDYAWLMNGQFAFYLVDSSSSSEGGAATTLLVRALFHDYVRNLQSYSADLKDMAELLEKGIQCSQCATPVNALFGVANLAEGTISILPAGLDGQWSNGLINQHIAAGQRLGDNCKKNFITDRLPIETGCQLSLSLLGSASFSLDLHQGGGD